A window of the Ipomoea triloba cultivar NCNSP0323 chromosome 14, ASM357664v1 genome harbors these coding sequences:
- the LOC116004202 gene encoding uncharacterized protein At4g28440-like — protein sequence MAEQKKNEPVFVKVEKLRPMASGLNLTVKVLSAKTVVPKGNLNRPMRLAECLVGDETGIIIFTARHEQVDLMTEGATLTLRNAKIDMFKGSMRLAVDRWGRIEVTEPASFSVKEDNNLSLIEFEQVNVFG from the exons ATGGCTGAACAGAAGAAGAATGAACCAGTGTTCGTCAAGGTTGAGAAGCTGCGGCCAATGGCTAGCGGGCTCAATCTAACGGTGAAGGTTCTTAGTGCGAAGACCGTAGTTCCAAAGGGAAATCTAAATCGTCCGATGCGACTAGCTGAGTGCTTGGTTGGTGATGAAACTGGAATCATCATCTTCACTGCTAGACATGAGCAAG TGGACCTGATGACCGAGGGAGCTACACTAACCTTGCGTAATGCAAAAATTGATATGTTCAAGGGATCAATGAGGCTCGCAGTGGATAGATGGGGTCGCATTGAAGTTACTGAACCTGCGAGTTTTTCTGTGAAGGAAGATAACAATTTATCGCTTATCGAGTTTGAACAGGTGAATGTTTTTGGGTAA
- the LOC116004313 gene encoding polygalacturonase-1 non-catalytic subunit beta-like, with protein MHLHSLPLCLFLLFLCLPSPSPIVAVRDSPFTPKAYLIRYWNKQISNDLPRPWFLINMASPLTAAQYAVFSKIAKADRNSLATQLPQFCSSADLLCFPDLSPNLSKHDDNANFTSYEFQNFTNYGSHSSAGAVSFKNYTVDVNLPVDTFRRYSRDSSGHTDRFSNYGSGGNVVDQSFHTYGAGTAGGAGDFAKYAENGNEPNLRFTAYSDDTNGRKQDFKSYSENANFGNQNFTSYGKKGNGAAIGFTSYGNNSNVMDSLFKNYGESGNGDVDTFTKYAFDGNNPDNTFQNYGAKGNGPVDTFNTYRQESNVGADNFKSYGKKSNAAEVGFVNYGKSYNEGTDKFSGYSDSDRVTFNGYGVNNTFKDYAKTGVTFAGYVNTTAVTAAVEAAGGKMVNNNRWVEPGKFFREKMLKSGSVMPMPDIRDKMPKRSFLPRNIATELPFSAAEIGELEKIFHAVEGSSMAKILSNTLAECERASSPGETKRCVTSVEDMIDFATVVLGRNVVVRTTETTVGAKQNIMIGSVKGINGGKLTKSVSCHQSLFPYLVYYCHSVPKVRLYEADILDPKTKDKINHGVAICHIDTSSWGPTHGAFLALGSGPGKIEVCHWIFENDMTWTVAD; from the exons ATGCACCTCCACTCTCTCCCTCTttgcctctttcttcttttcttgtgcTTGCCTTCTCCATCTCCCATT GTGGCCGTGAGAGATAGCCCCTTCACGCCGAAGGCTTATCTGATTCGTTACTGGAATAAACAGATCTCCAATGACCTTCCCAGGCCGTGGTTTCTCATCAACATGGCGTCGCCGTTGACCGCCGCACAGTATGCCGTCTTTTCCAAGATCGCGAAGGCGGATCGGAACTCCCTGGCCACCCAATTGCCGCAATTTTGCTCGTCGGCGGACCTCCTCTGTTTCCCCGATTTATCCCCAAACCTCAGCAAGCACGACGACAACGCCAATTTCACCTCGTACGAGTTCCAGAATTTCACGAATTACGGGTCCCACAGCTCCGCCGGCGCCGTCTCTTTCAAGAATTACACCGTCGACGTGAACCTCCCCGTCGACACGTTCCGGCGCTACAGCCGCGATTCCTCCGGCCATACTGATCGGTTCTCCAATTACGGCTCCGGCGGCAACGTCGTCGACCAGAGCTTCCACACCTACGGCGCCGGAACGGCCGGCGGCGCCGGCGATTTCGCGAAATATGCGGAGAACGGTAACGAGCCGAATCTAAGGTTCACTGCCTACTCCGACGACACCAATGGCCGGAAACAGGATTTCAAATCCTACTCGGAAAACGCCAATTTCGGGAATCAAAATTTCACGAGCTATGGGAAAAAGGGGAACGGAGCCGCTATCGGGTTCACTAGCTACGGCAATAATTCGAACGTGATGGATTCCTTGTTCAAAAACTACGGCGAGTCCGGTAACGGAGATGTCGACACCTTCACAAAATATGCCTTTGACGGAAACAACCCGGATAACACCTTCCAGAATTACGGCGCCAAAGGGAATGGCCCCGTCGACACTTTCAACACTTACCGTCAGGAATCTAACGTCGGCGCCGATAATTTCAAATCCTACGGGAAAAAATCGAACGCCGCCGAGGTTGGTTTCGTGAACTACGGCAAATCCTACAACGAAGGGACGGATAAATTCTCCGGCTATAGTGACAGCGACAGAGTTACCTTCAATGGATACGGCGTAAACAACACCTTCAAAGACTACGCCAAAACCGGCGTCACATTCGCCGGCTACGTGAACACCACCGCCGTAACAGCGGCGGTGGAAGCGGCCGGGGGCAAAATGGTAAATAACAACAGGTGGGTGGAGCCCGGGAAGTTTTTTAGAGAGAAGATGTTGAAGAGTGGGAGTGTTATGCCGATGCCCGATATTCGGGATAAAATGCCGAAAAGGTCATTTTTGCCCCGGAATATCGCGACGGAACTGCCGTTCTCCGCCGCGGAGATCGGCGAACTGGAGAAAATTTTCCACGCCGTCGAGGGCTCCAGCATGGCTAAGATTCTCTCTAACACGTTGGCCGAGTGCGAGCGTGCGTCGAGCCCAGGCGAGACCAAGCGGTGCGTCACCTCCGTGGAGGACATGATTGACTTCGCCACCGTCGTGTTGGGGCGGAACGTGGTGGTTCGGACGACGGAAACCACCGTGGGGGCGAAACAAAACATCATGATCGGATCGGTCAAAGGAATCAACGGTGGAAAACTCACCAAATCAGTGTCGTGTCACCAAAGCCTTTTCCCTTACCTAGTCTATTACTGTCATTCGGTTCCTAAAGTCCGGCTTTACGAAGCGGATATTTTGGACCCGAAAACCAAGGACAAGATCAACCACGGTGTCGCTATTTGTCACATCGACACGTCATCTTGGGGCCCCACGCATGGTGCCTTCTTGGCACTTGGGTCCGGTCCGGGTAAGATTGAGGTGTGCCACTGGATCTTTGAGAATGACATGACATGGACGGTGGCAGATTAA